A stretch of the Nicotiana tabacum cultivar K326 chromosome 6, ASM71507v2, whole genome shotgun sequence genome encodes the following:
- the LOC107814566 gene encoding UDP-arabinopyranose mutase 3 — MAKASSSASVAPIPLLKDELDIVIPTIRNLDFLEQWRPFFQSYHLIIVQDGDPSKIIKVPEGFDYELYNRNDINKILGPKASCISFKDSACRCFGYMVSKKKYIYTIDDDCFVAKDPTGKEINALEQHIKNLLSPSSPFFFNTLYDPYREGADFVRGYPFSLREGVPTAVSHGLWLNIPDYDAPTQLVKPLERNTRYVDAVMTIPKGTLFPMCGMNLAFDRELIGPAMYFGLMGDGQPIGRYDDMWAGWCTKVICDHLGLGVKTGLPYIWHSKASNPFVNLKKEYKGIYWQEELIPFFQSVALPKDCTSVQKCYLELSKQVKAKLGKVDDYFNKLADAMITWIEAWDELNPSAAAAAVKLSNGSSK, encoded by the exons ATGGCAAAggcttcttcttctgcttctgtTGCTCCAATTCCTCTTCTGAAAGATGAACTTGACATAGTTATTCCCACTATCAGAAACCTTGATTTCTTGGAGCAGTGGAGGCCTTTTTTCCAGTCTTATCATCTTATTATTGTTCAAGATGGTGACCCTTCTAAGATCATTAAGGTCCCTGAAGGGTTTGATTACGAGCTTTATAATCGTAATGACATTAACAAAATTTTGGGTCCTAAGGCTTCTTGTATCTCTTTCAAGGATTCTGCTTGCCGTTGCTTTGGTTACATGGTGTCTAAGAAGAAGTACATCTACACCATTGACGACGATTGCTTT GTAGCCAAAGACCCAACTGGCAAGGAAATTAATGCACTTGAGCAACACATTAAAAATCTGTTGTCCCCATCAAGTCCATTTTTCTTCAACACATTGTATGATCCGTACAGAGAGGGTGCAGATTTTGTGCGTGGGTACCCATTCAGTCTCCGTGAAGGTGTACCTACTGCAGTTTCACATGGTCTCTGGCTCAACATCCCTGATTATGATGCACCTACCCAACTTGTCAAGCCTCTTGAAAGGAACACTAG GTATGTTGATGCTGTTATGACAATCCCAAAAGGAACCCTCTTCCCCATGTGTGGCATGAACTTGGCATTCGACCGTGAGTTGATTGGCCCTGCTATGTACTTTGGACTCATGGGTGATGGACAGCCTATTGGACGTTACGACGATATGTGGGCTGGTtggtgcacgaag GTGATCTGTGATCACTTAGGATTGGGAGTCAAGACAGGTCTGCCATACATATGGCACAGCAAGGCCAGCAATCCATTTGTGAACCTCAAGAAGGAATACAAAGGTATTTACTGGCAAGAGGAGCTGATCCCATTCTTCCAATCTGTTGCCCTTCCAAAGGACTGCACCTCTGTCCAAAAATGCTACCTTGAACTCTCCAAACAAGTGAAGGCAAAACTTGGCAAAGTGGATGATTACTTTAACAAGCTGGCAGATGCTATGATCACATGGATTGAAGCATGGGACGAGCTCAACCCATCCGCCGCGGCTGCTGCTGTGAAATTATCCAATGGCAGCTCAAAATAG